Proteins encoded by one window of Antechinus flavipes isolate AdamAnt ecotype Samford, QLD, Australia chromosome 4, AdamAnt_v2, whole genome shotgun sequence:
- the CCN1 gene encoding CCN family member 1, whose product MSSQAARSFVFAVTLFHLAGLALSNCTASCQCPLQVPKCAPGVGLVLDGCKCCKVCAKQLNEDCSKLQPCDHTKGLECNFGANSTALKGICRAQSEGRPCEYNARIYQNGESFQPNCKHQCTCIDGAVGCIPLCPQELPLPTLGCGNPRLVKLPGKCCEEWMCDDDMTSNSLDAVERFPSKGLGIGASEIELTRNNELIAVGKGGIPLKQLPVFGSQPRILYNLLHSQKCIVQTTAWSHCSETCGTGVSTRVTNDNPQCRLIKETRICEVRPCGQTEHSTLKKGKKCNKTRKAAEPTAFTFAGCTSLKKYRPKYCGNCTDGRCCTPQQTRTVKVRFRCEDGDFVTKNVMMIQSCKCSHNCPHANEGTFPFYRLSNDIHKFKD is encoded by the exons ATGAGCTCCCAGGCAGCCAGAAGTTTCGTCTTTGCCGTCACCTTGTTCCATTTAGCCGGACTG GCGCTCTCCAACTGCACAGCCTCTTGCCAGTGTCCCCTCCAGGTACCCAAATGCGCCCCGGGAGTGGGGCTGGTCCTGGACGGCTGCAAATGCTGCAAAGTCTGTGCGAAACAGCTTAACGAAGACTGCAGTAAACTTCAACCTTGCGACCACACCAAGGGGCTGGAATGCAACTTCGGCGCCAATTCCACGGCTCTGAAAGGAATCTGCCGAG CCCAGTCCGAGGGAAGACCTTGTGAATATAACGCCAGAATATACCAGAACGGTGAAAGTTTCCAACCCAACTGTAAACACCAGTGCACATGTATCGACGGGGCGGTGGGGTGCATCCCTCTGTGTCCCCAAGAACTGCCTCTTCCCACCTTGGGCTGCGGCAACCCCCGGCTGGTCAAATTGCCCGGGAAGTGCTGTGAAGAATGGATGTGCGATGACGACATGACTAGTAATTCTCTGGATGCGGTGGAACGTTTCCCGAGCAAGGGACTTGGAATAGGAGCCTCCGAAATCGAACTCACCAGAAACAATGAGTTGATTGCCGTCGGAAAAGGAGGCATCCCTTTAAAACAACTCCCCG TTTTTGGATCTCAGCCACGCATCCTATATAACCTATTGCATAGCCAGAAATGCATTGTTCAAACAACTGCATGGTCCCATTGCTCTGAGACCTGTGGAACTGGTGTCTCGACCAGAGTAACCAATGACAACCCTCAATGTCGCTTGATTAAAGAAACCAGAATCTGTGAAGTGCGCCCCTGTGGCCAGACGGAGCATAGCACACTCAAG aagggaaagaaatgcAACAAGACCAGGAAAGCTGCCGAGCCCACGGCGTTTACCTTTGCGGGATGCACCAGCCTCAAAAAGTACCGTCCCAAGTACTGTGGCAACTGCACGGACGGGAGATGCTGCACACCCCAGCAGACCAGAACCGTCAAGGTCCGGTTCCGCTGCGAGGACGGCGACTTCGTCACCAAGAACGTCATGATGATCCAGTCCTGCAAATGCAGCCACAACTGCCCACACGCCAACGAGGGCACTTTCCCGTTTTACAGGCTGTCCAATGACATTCACAAATTTAAGGACTAA